Proteins encoded by one window of Vitis vinifera cultivar Pinot Noir 40024 chromosome 10, ASM3070453v1:
- the LOC100249030 gene encoding RPM1-interacting protein 4 isoform X2, whose amino-acid sequence MAQRSHVPKFGNWDNDNVPYTAYFDNARKEKTGPTGLRINPNDPEENPEAFMFGRSEATPPHHLNPQKPPPEENNQVEGHRRRDSHRRSPSDHQQRSGGTSRSINSESGSEKSNLDYSHLRKKSQLSDGGSSSLSPSVPGPSHTRLKSIGTPPPDDHAHRVASVPKFGAWDETDPTSGEGFTVIFNKVKQERQVAATMLPRVPPPQSAYSNSQKKHQNSSSGSKICCCFSAGRD is encoded by the exons ATGGCT CAAAGATCCCATGTTCCAAAGTTCGGAAACTGGGACAATGACAATGTCCCATACACAGCCTACTTCGACAATGCCCGCAAAGAGAAAACCGGTCCTACTGGATTGAGGATAAACCCTAACGATCCTGAGGAGAATCCAGAAGCCTTTATGTTTGGGAGGAGTGAAGCCACTCCTCCCCATCATCTCAATCCACAGAAGCCCCCCCCAGAAGAAAACAACCAGGTAGAGGGGCACAGGAGGCGGGATTCTCACCGGAGAAGCCCTTCTGATCATCAGCAGAGGAGTGGGGGTACTAGTAGGAGCATCAACTCTGAATCTGGCAGCGAGAAAAGCAACTTGGATTACTCCCATCTCCGGAAGAAGAGTCAGCTCAGTGATGGTGGTAGTAGTAGCCTCTCTCCCTCGGTCCCAGGACCTTCGCATACTAGACTGAAAAGCATCGGAACTCCTCCGCCTGATGATCAT GCTCATAGAGTGGCATCAGTGCCCAAATTTGGTGCTTGGGATGAAACGGACCCTACTTCAGGGGAAGGTTTTACTGTGATTTTCAACAAGGTCAAACAGGAAAGACAAGTTGCAGCTACCATGCTTCCAAGAGTGCCCCCACCACAAAGTGCTTATTCAAACAGCCAGAAAAAGCATCAAAATTCTTCCTCTGGATCAAAG ATATGTTGCTGCTTTTCGGCGGGGAGGGACTGA
- the LOC132254460 gene encoding uncharacterized protein LOC132254460, which translates to MEEEMFCYIHEGGELVKTAVGSVEYKGGRTNCSVVSKNISQSEFVSKVCGVLNLDSNSIKLEFTVKFDPSCLLPLHNDDDIVNMFKFNDMFCHVYISQCSECGDDLICPTSGPTPIVASNSAHVSSIGEPPLHISNESPTIQSVGFSQRCAMTNTVQLQPSRFEHSIVGSGHTFPNASEFRDAIYLMSLAGKFRYSYKRNSPKHMTVVCTIEDCPWKITARAIGDSNIVQVHTFRNVHNHCLEDVVLSQPLVRSTRASLVIDDVIRSTPEYQPRQICKDFVRQHGIQLTYLQAWKMKEKAKERIYGQPKNYYKLLPWMCERMLATNPGSSVELSYSNDDHFEKLFVAHSISIEGFVRGCRPIIAIDSAHMSGPYGGALFSATSYDANDSMFPLAFGVMRSENYEDWLWFLEKLKIVVGNKEVIIISDRHHALLRSVPEVFGIENHAYCYRHLKENFSSFLSKHNTRGNKGKENALQFLDSIAYGRLEHDYNVSMVELKKYNEALATWVEENAPHHWAMSKFPKQRWDKMTTNLAESFNAWLRIERHHSICNFLLEHMSNLASMLVKHQEESKNWKGCIGPKIEAKVQENIAKGAVYPVTPFKNGVFGVCIGRALLNVDILNHTCTCRGWQMLGIPCEHATAVIISIGQNVTDFVDDCYKYPMQELIYGGSFSGIETHDMPTVDDDGLVRSITGEVFFSLKPPHTKRPPGRPRKKRIESQFQDKRPVYCSRCHMSGHNRKTCKNPLP; encoded by the exons ATGGAAGAGGAGATGTTTTGTTACATTCATGAAGGTGGTGAGCTTGTTAAGACTGCTGTTGGGTCCGTCGAATATAAGGGAGGTCGGACCAATTGCAGTGTTGTTAGCAAGAATATCTCACAATCTGAATTCGTTTCAAAAGTATGTGGTGTACTGAACTTGGATTCCAATTCCATTAAATTGGAATTCACAGTCAAGTTTGACCCATCATGTCTATTGCCACTGCATAATGATGACGACATAGTCAATATGTTCAAATTCAACGACATGTTTTGTCATGTCTACATCTCCCAGTGTTCCGAATGTGGTGATGACCTCATTTGCCCTACTAG TGGCCCAACCCCCATTGTTGCTTCAAACTCAGCTCATGTTTCCTCTATTGGCGAGCCCCCATTACACATCTCTAATGAGTCGCCCACAATTCAGTCAGTTGGGTTTTCCCAAAGATGTGCTATGACAAATACCGTTCAACTTCAACCAAGCCGGTTCGAACATTCAATTGTAGGTAGTGGACATACCTTCCCAAATGCGTCGGAGTTTCGAGATGCAATCTATTTGATGTCTTTGGCTGGAAAATTTCGATATTCTTACAAAAGGAATAGTCCAAAACACATGACCGTAGTATGCACAATTGAAGATTGTCCTTGGAAAATCACTGCGCGTGCAATAGGGGATTCAAACATTGTTCAAGTACACACATTCCGAAATGTGCATAACCATTGCTTGGAAGATGTTGTCTTGTCTCAGCCTTTAGTGAGATCCACTCGTGCATCGTTGGTCATTGATGATGTCATTCGATCTACTCCTGAATACCAACCACGCCAAATTTGTAAGGACTTTGTAAGGCAACATGGCATCCAGTTAACTTACCTACAAGCATGGAAAATGAAGGAGAAGGCTAAGGAGCGCATTTATGGACAACCCAAGAATTATTACAAATTGTTGCCATGGATGTGTGAAAGAATGCTTGCAACAAATCCGGGATCGAGTGTTGAGCTAAGTTATTCCAATGATGACCATTTTGAGAAGCTTTTTGTTGCTCATTCAATATCTATCGAAGGGTTTGTAAGGGGGTGTCGACCAATCATTGCAATTGATTCGGCCCATATGAGTGGGCCTTATGGCGGTGCTCTATTTTCAGCCACCTCTTACGATGCTAATGACTCCATGTTCCCCTTAGCCTTTGGAGTGATGAGGTCGGAAAATTATGAAGATTGGTTATGGTTCTTGGAAAAACTGAAGATAGTTGTGGGAAACAAGGAAGTTATTATTATCTCAGATAGACATCATGCTTTGCTTCGTAGTGTCCCTGAGGTGTTTGGCATTGAAAACCATGCTTATTGCTACCGTCACCTAAAGGAGAATTTTAGTAGTTTCTTGTCCAAGCATAACACACGAGGGAACAAGGGTAAAGAAAATGCATTGCAATTCCTAGATAGCATTGCGTATGGAAGGCTAGAACATGATTATAACGTTTCCATggttgaactaaaaaaatacaacGAGGCTTTAGCCACATGGGTTGAAGAAAATGCGCCGCACCATTGGGCCATGTCAAAATTCCCAAAACAAAGATGGGATAAAATGACTACGAACCTTGCCGAGTCATTTAATGCTTGGTTACGGATTGAAAGACATCACtctatttgtaactttttattGGAGCACATGTCCAATTTAGCTTCTATGCTTGTGAAGCATCAAGAAGAGTCTAAGAATTGGAAAGGGTGTATAGGGCCAAAAATTGAAGCTAAGGTGCAGGAAAATATTGCAAAGGGTGCGGTGTATCCAGTCACACCGTTCAAGAATGGAGTATTTGGGGTATGTATCGGGAGAGCCTTGTTGAATGTAGACATTCTGAACCATACATGCACTTGTAGGGGTTGGCAGATGTTGGGAATCCCTTGTGAGCATGCCACAGCCGTCATTATTTCCATTGGTCAAAATGTTACTGATTTCGTCGATGATTGCTACAAATACCCAATGCAAGAGTTGATATATGGGGGCTCTTTCTCCGGCATAGAGACCCATGACATGCCTACTGTGGACGATGATGGTTTGGTTCGATCTATCACCGGGGAGGTGTTCTTCTCTCTAAAGCCTCCACATACAAAGCGTCCTCCCGGAAGGCCAAGGAAGAAGCGCATTGAGTCTCAATTTCAAGATAAACGGCCTGTTTATTGCTCTCGTTGTCATATGTCCGGCCACAACAGAAAAACCTGCAAAAATCCTTTGCCCTAA
- the LOC100854121 gene encoding non-specific lipid-transfer protein, producing MAEKMVWVHGLVVLALIIASPVVDAVSCGDAVSALIPCGSFLLGVGAPKPSSECCASAQSLNKLTTTTADRRAVCQCFVKSGPSFGVKPARTKLLPSLCKLNINIPVTPNVDCNKVQ from the exons ATGGCTGAGAAGATGGTGTGGGTTCATGGGTTGGTGGTCCTGGCTCTGATCATTGCCAGCCCGGTGGTGGATGCGGTGTCGTGTGGTGACGCTGTCTCAGCTTTGATCCCTTGTGGATCGTTCTTGTTGGGCGTGGGTGCACCTAAGCCTAGCAGTGAGTGCTGTGCCAGTGCTCAAAGCTTGAACAAGTTAACAACTACTACTGCAGATAGGAGGGCTGTGTGTCAATGTTTTGTGAAGAGTGGCCCATCTTTTGGGGTTAAGCCTGCCAGAACCAAGCTCCTTCCTTCACTTTGCAAGCTCAATATCAACATTCCTGTCACCCCCAATGTTGACTGCAACAA GGTTCAGTGA
- the LOC100249030 gene encoding RPM1-interacting protein 4 isoform X1, producing the protein MSWLQQRSHVPKFGNWDNDNVPYTAYFDNARKEKTGPTGLRINPNDPEENPEAFMFGRSEATPPHHLNPQKPPPEENNQVEGHRRRDSHRRSPSDHQQRSGGTSRSINSESGSEKSNLDYSHLRKKSQLSDGGSSSLSPSVPGPSHTRLKSIGTPPPDDHAHRVASVPKFGAWDETDPTSGEGFTVIFNKVKQERQVAATMLPRVPPPQSAYSNSQKKHQNSSSGSKICCCFSAGRD; encoded by the exons ATGAGTTGGTTGCAGCAAAGATCCCATGTTCCAAAGTTCGGAAACTGGGACAATGACAATGTCCCATACACAGCCTACTTCGACAATGCCCGCAAAGAGAAAACCGGTCCTACTGGATTGAGGATAAACCCTAACGATCCTGAGGAGAATCCAGAAGCCTTTATGTTTGGGAGGAGTGAAGCCACTCCTCCCCATCATCTCAATCCACAGAAGCCCCCCCCAGAAGAAAACAACCAGGTAGAGGGGCACAGGAGGCGGGATTCTCACCGGAGAAGCCCTTCTGATCATCAGCAGAGGAGTGGGGGTACTAGTAGGAGCATCAACTCTGAATCTGGCAGCGAGAAAAGCAACTTGGATTACTCCCATCTCCGGAAGAAGAGTCAGCTCAGTGATGGTGGTAGTAGTAGCCTCTCTCCCTCGGTCCCAGGACCTTCGCATACTAGACTGAAAAGCATCGGAACTCCTCCGCCTGATGATCAT GCTCATAGAGTGGCATCAGTGCCCAAATTTGGTGCTTGGGATGAAACGGACCCTACTTCAGGGGAAGGTTTTACTGTGATTTTCAACAAGGTCAAACAGGAAAGACAAGTTGCAGCTACCATGCTTCCAAGAGTGCCCCCACCACAAAGTGCTTATTCAAACAGCCAGAAAAAGCATCAAAATTCTTCCTCTGGATCAAAG ATATGTTGCTGCTTTTCGGCGGGGAGGGACTGA